In a single window of the Micromonospora inositola genome:
- a CDS encoding SigB/SigF/SigG family RNA polymerase sigma factor — protein sequence MAALPADHPSRPALRDRAVEAWLPLANHLARRYCGRGEPSEDLVQTAAMGLIKAIDKFDPTRGVDFAGYAIPTIIGELKRHFRDRTWDIRVPRRLQELRLAISDANSSLLQTLGRSPTVADIAAHLKLTEEEVLEGLEGARAYNAVSLSTPIGDGARATELGDTLGGEDGEFALADLRVALGPALALLDEREQKIVTLRFYGNLTQSEIAEQIGVSQMHISRLLARALTKLRAQLADAY from the coding sequence ATGGCCGCGCTGCCCGCCGACCACCCGTCCCGCCCTGCTCTCCGTGACCGGGCGGTCGAGGCGTGGCTGCCACTGGCCAATCACCTGGCCCGCCGCTACTGCGGGCGCGGCGAGCCCAGCGAGGACCTGGTGCAGACCGCCGCGATGGGGCTGATCAAGGCGATCGACAAGTTCGACCCGACGCGAGGTGTGGACTTCGCCGGTTACGCCATCCCGACCATCATCGGCGAGCTCAAGCGGCACTTCCGCGACCGCACCTGGGACATCCGCGTGCCGCGTCGCCTCCAGGAGCTGCGGCTGGCCATCTCCGACGCCAACAGCTCGCTGCTGCAGACCCTCGGCCGCTCACCGACGGTCGCCGACATCGCCGCCCACCTCAAGCTGACCGAGGAAGAGGTCCTGGAGGGCCTGGAGGGCGCCCGCGCCTACAACGCGGTGTCGCTGTCCACCCCGATCGGCGATGGTGCCCGGGCGACCGAGCTCGGCGACACCCTCGGCGGCGAGGACGGCGAGTTCGCCCTCGCCGACCTGCGAGTGGCCCTCGGCCCGGCGCTCGCTCTGCTGGACGAGCGCGAGCAGAAGATCGTCACCCTGCGCTTCTACGGCAACCTCACCCAGAGCGAGATCGCCGAGCAGATCGGCGTCTCGCAGATGCACATCTCCCGGCTGCTGGCCCGGGCGCTGACCAAGCTGCGCGCACAGTTGGCCGACGCCTACTGA
- a CDS encoding suppressor of fused domain protein, whose product MGSSDGAGPRGSGVLRHAARERGWEPAVPGDPDTAEAIERHIERHFGPIAFVWHELASDLVHVDVHVVAPTPERPFHTLVTSGMSDRPMTVPPEAGVSPYAELMMCLPADWPMTAEAFRDDSAYWPIRVLKTVARLPHEYDTWIGAWHSVPNGDPAQPYAPDTPFVGVVVTPMLRCAPEARTVTTDSGKEISLLALVPLHPAEVRLKLTEGTEALLNAFDRVAVSELFDPARPSGG is encoded by the coding sequence ATGGGATCTTCGGACGGGGCAGGGCCTCGGGGGTCGGGAGTGCTGCGGCACGCCGCCCGGGAACGTGGCTGGGAGCCGGCCGTCCCCGGTGACCCGGACACCGCCGAGGCGATCGAGCGGCACATCGAGCGCCACTTCGGACCGATCGCGTTCGTCTGGCACGAGCTGGCCTCCGACCTCGTCCACGTCGACGTGCACGTGGTCGCACCCACCCCGGAACGCCCGTTCCACACCCTGGTGACCTCCGGCATGAGCGACCGACCGATGACGGTCCCGCCGGAGGCGGGCGTCAGCCCCTACGCCGAGCTGATGATGTGCCTGCCGGCCGACTGGCCGATGACCGCGGAGGCGTTCCGGGACGACAGCGCGTACTGGCCGATCCGGGTGCTGAAGACGGTCGCGCGGCTGCCGCACGAGTACGACACCTGGATCGGCGCGTGGCACTCGGTCCCGAACGGCGACCCGGCCCAGCCCTACGCGCCGGACACCCCGTTCGTCGGCGTCGTCGTCACCCCGATGCTCCGCTGCGCGCCGGAGGCGCGGACCGTCACCACCGACAGCGGCAAGGAGATCTCCCTGCTCGCCCTGGTGCCGCTGCACCCCGCCGAGGTGCGGCTGAAGCTCACCGAGGGCACGGAAGCGCTGTTGAACGCCTTCGACCGGGTGGCGGTGAGCGAACTGTTCGACCCAGCCCGACCGAGCGGCGGGTGA
- a CDS encoding nucleoside/nucleotide kinase family protein: MLTRLAEHLRDRSVSRRGSLSAEGYYRDSFDQDTIVDSVLRPLGPDEDGRYLPAAYDHRLDEPVHDPLDPVVLSWTA, translated from the coding sequence GTGCTGACCCGGTTGGCCGAGCACCTGCGGGACCGGTCGGTGTCGCGTCGAGGTTCCCTGTCGGCCGAGGGCTACTACCGGGACTCCTTCGACCAGGACACCATTGTGGACTCGGTCCTGCGCCCGCTCGGGCCCGACGAGGACGGACGGTACCTGCCGGCCGCGTACGACCACCGCCTCGACGAGCCCGTGCACGACCCGCTCGACCCGGTCGTGCTGAGCTGGACGGCGTAA
- a CDS encoding class I SAM-dependent methyltransferase, whose product MTDYRTINRANWDERAPAHAASPDYAVDRFLADPGYLSEVVRFDLPRLGDVAGLRGVHLQCHIGTDTVSLHRLGARMTGLDFSGASLAQARALADRTGAAVDFLEADVYDAPEVLGRGGFDLVYTGIGALCWLPDVRRWAGVVADLLRPGGRLFLREGHPMLGTLDDPRPDGTLAVAHPYFERPEPLVWDGPGTYVQTEETFRHTVSHSWNHGLGEVVTALLDAGLDLTMLAEHDSAPWDALPGATVRDAAGEWRLADRPWRLAQTYTLQARRRG is encoded by the coding sequence GTGACCGACTACCGCACGATCAACCGGGCCAACTGGGACGAGCGCGCCCCCGCCCACGCCGCCTCGCCGGACTACGCGGTGGACCGTTTCCTGGCCGACCCCGGGTACCTCAGTGAAGTGGTCCGATTCGACCTGCCCCGGCTCGGTGACGTCGCCGGGCTGCGCGGGGTGCACCTGCAGTGCCACATCGGCACCGACACGGTGTCGCTGCACCGGCTCGGCGCCCGGATGACCGGCCTGGACTTCTCCGGCGCCTCCCTGGCCCAGGCCCGCGCCCTGGCCGACCGGACCGGCGCGGCCGTCGACTTCCTCGAGGCGGACGTGTACGACGCGCCGGAGGTGCTGGGTCGCGGCGGCTTCGACCTGGTCTACACCGGCATCGGCGCGCTGTGCTGGCTGCCGGACGTCCGCCGCTGGGCGGGGGTGGTAGCCGACCTGCTGCGGCCCGGCGGGCGGCTCTTCCTCCGCGAGGGGCACCCGATGCTGGGCACCCTCGACGACCCCCGACCGGACGGCACCCTCGCCGTCGCGCACCCGTACTTCGAGCGGCCCGAGCCGCTGGTGTGGGACGGGCCCGGGACGTACGTGCAGACCGAGGAGACCTTCCGGCACACCGTGAGCCACTCGTGGAACCACGGGCTCGGCGAGGTGGTCACCGCCCTGCTCGACGCGGGGCTGGACCTCACCATGCTGGCCGAACACGACAGCGCGCCCTGGGACGCGCTGCCCGGGGCGACGGTCCGGGACGCGGCCGGCGAGTGGCGGCTCGCGGACCGACCCTGGCGGCTGGCGCAGACGTACACCCTCCAGGCCCGCCGCCGGGGCTGA
- a CDS encoding MFS transporter, translated as MTGTAGERLDGRFARLWAASTMSALGSGMATVAAPLFVASRTDDPLTVSAASAVAWLPWLLFALPGGVLVDRVDRRRLMVVIDWVRVAALAVLTAAIVTGRAGVALLYAVLFVVNAGEVVFRAAGQAMLPAVVPRSRLERANGWLGGGTTLTQGMIAGPLGGFLFVLAASIPFGVNAATYALSAVLIGLVGGSYRGAPATGGRRSVRAEVAEGFRWLLSQRLLRTMTFLIGLLNLTLTAAIAVLVLLATRRLGLGSVGYGVLFTCMAVGGLLGSVVGDRLVARITATWTIRIGLLIEAGLHLALAASRSAVVIAVALFAFGVHGALWNMVSNSLRQRLTPSALQGRVGSTTLFIAAGGNCLGALLGGVVAARFGLTAPYWVGFVVAVAVTAATWRVFDRATVAAAYAEPAPATDDRPATVA; from the coding sequence GTGACGGGGACGGCGGGGGAACGGCTCGACGGGCGCTTCGCCCGGCTCTGGGCGGCCAGCACGATGTCGGCGCTGGGCAGCGGGATGGCGACCGTGGCGGCGCCGCTGTTCGTCGCGTCGCGGACCGACGATCCGCTGACCGTGTCGGCGGCCTCGGCGGTGGCGTGGCTGCCGTGGCTGCTGTTCGCGCTGCCCGGCGGCGTTCTGGTCGACCGGGTCGACCGGCGGCGGCTGATGGTCGTCATCGACTGGGTACGCGTGGCCGCCCTGGCGGTGCTGACCGCCGCGATCGTCACCGGCCGGGCCGGGGTGGCCCTGCTCTACGCGGTGCTGTTCGTGGTCAACGCCGGCGAGGTGGTGTTCCGGGCCGCCGGCCAGGCGATGCTGCCGGCGGTGGTGCCCCGGTCGAGGCTGGAACGGGCCAACGGCTGGCTGGGCGGCGGAACGACCCTGACGCAGGGCATGATCGCCGGCCCGCTCGGCGGGTTCCTCTTCGTGCTGGCGGCCAGCATCCCGTTCGGCGTCAACGCCGCCACGTACGCGCTCAGCGCGGTGCTCATCGGCCTGGTCGGCGGGTCGTACCGGGGCGCACCCGCGACGGGTGGCCGCCGCTCGGTGCGGGCGGAGGTCGCCGAGGGCTTCCGCTGGCTGCTGTCGCAGCGGCTGCTACGCACCATGACCTTCCTGATCGGGCTGCTCAACCTCACCCTCACCGCCGCCATCGCGGTGCTGGTGCTGCTCGCCACCCGGCGGCTGGGCCTCGGCTCGGTCGGCTACGGCGTGCTCTTCACCTGCATGGCGGTCGGTGGGCTGCTCGGCTCGGTGGTCGGCGACCGGCTGGTCGCCCGGATCACCGCCACCTGGACCATCCGGATCGGCCTGCTGATCGAGGCCGGTCTGCACCTGGCCCTGGCGGCGTCCCGCAGCGCGGTGGTGATCGCGGTCGCGCTGTTCGCGTTCGGGGTGCACGGCGCGCTGTGGAACATGGTGTCGAACTCGCTGCGCCAGCGGCTGACCCCGTCCGCGCTGCAGGGCCGGGTGGGCAGCACCACGCTCTTCATCGCCGCCGGCGGCAACTGCCTGGGCGCGCTGCTCGGCGGGGTGGTCGCCGCCCGGTTCGGGTTGACCGCGCCGTACTGGGTGGGATTCGTGGTGGCCGTCGCGGTGACCGCGGCGACCTGGCGGGTCTTCGACCGGGCGACGGTCGCCGCCGCGTACGCCGAGCCCGCGCCCGCGACGGACGACCGCCCGGCGACCGTCGCCTAG
- a CDS encoding Gfo/Idh/MocA family protein, with product MAQAPLRVGLLGYGIAGRVFHAPLIAATPGLRLDAIVTANPERREQARQEHPDARLLDDADQLWRAADPLDLVVVATPNRQHAPMARAALAAGLPVVVDKPLAPTAAESRALVDEAARRGVPLTVFQNRRWDGDFLTVRHLVEKGELGRVTRFESRFERWRPAIKPGWRESAAPGEAGGALFDLGAHLVDQAVQLFGPVERVYAEVDRRRPGVEVDDDAFVALTHTGGVRSHLWMGAVTPQLGPRMRVLGDRAGYTTYGLDVQEEALRDGGRPDAPGWGEVPAEQYGQLGVDGDLRPVPTEPGRYQDFYAQVAAALRDGGPMPVDPRDAVATVGLIELAHRSAAEGVVLPVPPLA from the coding sequence ATGGCGCAGGCACCGCTGCGGGTGGGGCTGCTGGGGTACGGGATCGCCGGGCGGGTGTTCCACGCCCCGCTGATCGCCGCGACCCCCGGGCTGCGGCTGGACGCCATCGTCACGGCCAACCCGGAGCGACGGGAGCAGGCCCGCCAGGAGCATCCCGACGCCCGGCTCCTCGACGACGCCGACCAGCTGTGGCGCGCCGCGGACCCGCTCGATCTGGTCGTGGTGGCGACGCCGAACCGGCAGCACGCGCCGATGGCCCGCGCGGCGTTGGCGGCCGGGCTGCCGGTCGTGGTGGACAAGCCGCTCGCGCCGACCGCCGCGGAGAGCCGCGCCCTGGTCGACGAGGCGGCCCGCCGGGGTGTGCCGCTGACCGTGTTCCAGAACCGCCGCTGGGACGGCGACTTCCTCACCGTCCGCCACCTCGTCGAGAAGGGCGAGCTGGGGCGGGTGACCCGCTTCGAGTCGCGGTTCGAACGCTGGCGGCCGGCGATCAAGCCGGGCTGGCGGGAGAGCGCCGCGCCCGGCGAGGCCGGCGGCGCGCTGTTCGACCTCGGCGCCCACCTGGTCGACCAGGCCGTGCAGCTCTTCGGGCCGGTGGAGCGGGTCTACGCGGAGGTGGACCGGCGGCGGCCCGGCGTCGAGGTCGACGACGACGCGTTCGTGGCGCTGACCCACACCGGCGGCGTCCGCTCCCACCTGTGGATGGGCGCGGTGACCCCGCAGCTCGGACCGCGGATGCGGGTCCTCGGCGACCGCGCCGGCTACACCACGTATGGGCTGGACGTGCAGGAGGAGGCGCTGCGCGACGGGGGCCGACCGGACGCGCCGGGCTGGGGCGAGGTCCCCGCCGAGCAGTACGGCCAGCTCGGCGTCGACGGTGACCTGCGGCCGGTGCCCACCGAGCCGGGCCGCTACCAGGACTTCTACGCCCAGGTCGCGGCGGCGCTGCGCGACGGCGGGCCGATGCCGGTCGACCCGCGCGACGCCGTCGCCACGGTCGGGCTGATCGAGCTGGCGCACCGCTCCGCTGCCGAGGGCGTGGTGCTGCCCGTCCCGCCGCTGGCCTGA
- a CDS encoding lycopene cyclase family protein, with protein MWQRGGVDPTPVDVDVALVGGGGAASLVLAALDRHGLSGLRVAVVDPVHKRGQDRTWAFWDTPGNDLDPMLSASWSRVDVVTPAGRRVLSLAPLRYAMLRSAPVYDRAAEAERRLGATRIGAAAGTLDDDGHRVTVRDTDGRALVRAGWVLDSRPRPPRRPGRTSWLQHFRGWWLAADGPTFDPDRAVLMDFRTPQPARGVSFGYLLPVSDRYALVEYTEFSPDLLTDSGYDAALRGYLDLLGIDPAALTVREVENGVIPMTDAPFVARPSPRVVRLGTAGGATRPSTGFTFSAMHRQAAQVAAALAAGRPPVPRPAYPRRHLWMDAVALRALDRGHVGGAEFFDRLFDRNPPERVLRFLDGATSPAEDLAVMRSSPLLPMTGAVLGDAVGRLRARIRRDPAPAPAPGVGSPTGGQAGR; from the coding sequence ATGTGGCAGCGTGGCGGGGTGGACCCAACCCCGGTCGACGTCGACGTGGCGCTGGTGGGCGGCGGCGGCGCCGCCTCCCTGGTCCTGGCCGCCCTGGACCGGCATGGGCTGTCCGGGCTGCGGGTCGCCGTGGTCGACCCGGTGCACAAGCGGGGCCAGGACCGGACCTGGGCGTTCTGGGACACCCCCGGCAACGACCTCGACCCAATGCTCAGCGCCAGCTGGTCCCGGGTCGACGTGGTCACGCCCGCCGGCCGCCGCGTCCTGTCGCTCGCCCCGCTGCGGTACGCCATGCTCCGCTCGGCCCCGGTCTACGACCGGGCTGCCGAGGCCGAACGCCGCCTCGGCGCGACCCGGATCGGCGCGGCGGCCGGCACCCTCGACGACGACGGTCACCGGGTGACGGTCCGCGACACCGACGGCCGGGCGTTGGTGCGGGCCGGCTGGGTGCTCGACTCCCGGCCCCGCCCGCCCCGGCGGCCCGGGCGGACCAGCTGGTTGCAGCACTTCCGTGGCTGGTGGCTGGCGGCCGACGGGCCGACGTTCGACCCCGACCGGGCGGTGCTGATGGACTTCCGCACCCCGCAGCCCGCCCGGGGCGTCTCGTTCGGCTACCTGCTGCCGGTCAGCGACCGGTACGCCCTGGTCGAGTACACCGAGTTCTCACCCGACCTGCTCACCGACTCCGGGTACGACGCCGCGCTGCGCGGCTACCTCGACCTGCTCGGCATCGACCCGGCGGCGCTGACGGTCCGGGAGGTGGAGAACGGGGTGATCCCGATGACCGACGCTCCGTTCGTCGCCCGCCCCTCGCCCCGGGTGGTCCGCCTCGGCACCGCCGGGGGCGCCACCCGGCCGTCCACCGGGTTCACCTTCTCCGCCATGCACCGGCAGGCAGCGCAGGTGGCCGCGGCCCTCGCGGCGGGCCGGCCGCCGGTGCCGCGGCCCGCGTACCCCCGGCGCCACCTGTGGATGGACGCGGTGGCGCTGCGCGCCCTGGACCGGGGGCACGTCGGCGGGGCGGAGTTCTTCGACCGGCTCTTCGACCGCAACCCGCCCGAGCGGGTGCTGCGCTTCCTCGACGGGGCCACCTCCCCGGCCGAGGACCTGGCGGTGATGCGCTCCAGCCCGCTGCTGCCGATGACCGGCGCGGTGCTCGGCGACGCCGTCGGTCGGCTCCGCGCCCGGATCCGCCGCGACCCGGCCCCCGCCCCCGCGCCGGGCGTCGGATCTCCGACGGGGGGTCAGGCCGGCCGGTAG
- the rnhA gene encoding ribonuclease HI, whose amino-acid sequence MAEAAAGRVVEIWTDGACSGNPGPGGWGVLLRWGDHERELCGGEATPTTNNRMELTAAIRALESLTRPVTVRLHTDSTYVRNGITGWLAGWKRNGWLTAAKQPVKNADLWQRLEAACARHDVTWLWVKGHNGHPENERADALANRGMTEARAEVAAAR is encoded by the coding sequence ATGGCGGAGGCAGCGGCCGGCAGGGTCGTGGAGATCTGGACCGACGGGGCGTGCAGCGGCAATCCGGGCCCGGGCGGCTGGGGCGTGCTGCTGCGCTGGGGCGACCACGAGCGGGAGCTGTGCGGCGGGGAGGCGACGCCGACCACGAACAACCGGATGGAGCTGACCGCCGCGATCCGGGCGCTGGAGAGCCTGACCCGACCGGTCACCGTCCGGCTGCACACCGACAGCACGTACGTGCGCAACGGCATCACCGGCTGGCTGGCCGGCTGGAAGCGCAACGGCTGGCTGACCGCCGCGAAGCAGCCGGTGAAGAACGCCGACCTGTGGCAGCGGCTGGAGGCCGCCTGCGCCCGGCACGACGTGACCTGGCTCTGGGTGAAGGGGCACAACGGCCACCCGGAGAACGAGCGGGCCGACGCGCTGGCCAACCGGGGTATGACCGAGGCCCGCGCCGAGGTGGCCGCCGCCCGGTGA
- a CDS encoding preprotein translocase YidC has protein sequence MGYRARQGKQPADPAHAEDEGGQARLVQVGADTDVPAPDDGAPKPDLVTEDDGSGVAGGASGSSSGGSGLPGHPDAPR, from the coding sequence GTGGGATATCGGGCACGGCAAGGCAAGCAACCGGCCGATCCGGCGCACGCCGAGGACGAGGGCGGTCAGGCCCGGTTGGTCCAGGTGGGGGCGGACACCGACGTCCCGGCGCCGGACGACGGCGCACCGAAGCCGGACCTGGTCACCGAGGACGACGGTTCCGGGGTGGCCGGCGGGGCGTCGGGCAGCAGCTCGGGCGGCTCCGGCCTGCCCGGGCACCCGGACGCGCCCCGCTGA
- a CDS encoding pentapeptide repeat-containing protein, protein MGGRSSVSDTAEQQSAAPVGGRELRADCTRCFGICCVAPAFSASADFALDKPAGQPCPNLRADSRCGIHRDLRQRGFPGCTVFDCFGAGQQVAQVTFGGRDWRADPSTARRMFDTFAVMRPLHELLWYLTEALALTPPGRLRDDLTRALEETGRLADGTPEELLALDVDAHRGRVNALLSQAGERARAGRAGADRRGAVLIGADLRRADLAGANLRGACLIGADLRGVDLGAADLTGADLRGADLRGADLSRCLFLHQSQLDAARGDHRTVLPAALRHPAHWSLTVTPARPRTGRRRG, encoded by the coding sequence ATGGGAGGCCGGTCCAGCGTGTCGGACACCGCGGAACAGCAGTCGGCGGCGCCCGTCGGCGGGCGGGAGCTGCGCGCCGACTGCACGCGCTGCTTCGGGATCTGCTGCGTCGCGCCGGCCTTCTCCGCCTCCGCCGACTTCGCCCTCGACAAGCCCGCCGGGCAACCCTGCCCGAACCTGCGTGCGGACTCCCGCTGCGGCATCCACCGCGACCTGCGCCAGCGCGGCTTCCCCGGCTGTACGGTGTTCGACTGTTTCGGCGCCGGCCAGCAGGTCGCCCAGGTCACCTTCGGCGGGCGGGACTGGCGGGCCGACCCGTCGACCGCGCGCCGGATGTTCGACACCTTCGCGGTGATGCGGCCGCTGCACGAACTGCTCTGGTACCTGACCGAGGCGCTGGCCCTGACCCCGCCCGGCCGGCTGCGCGACGACCTCACCCGGGCGCTGGAGGAGACCGGCCGGCTCGCCGACGGCACCCCGGAGGAGCTGCTCGCCCTCGACGTCGACGCCCACCGGGGGCGGGTCAACGCGCTGCTCTCCCAGGCCGGCGAGCGGGCCCGGGCCGGCCGAGCGGGCGCGGACCGGCGCGGGGCGGTGCTGATCGGGGCGGACCTGCGCCGGGCGGACCTGGCCGGGGCGAACCTGCGCGGCGCCTGCCTGATCGGCGCGGACCTGCGCGGCGTGGACCTCGGCGCGGCCGACCTGACCGGCGCGGACCTGCGCGGCGCGGACCTGCGCGGAGCCGACCTGAGCAGGTGTCTCTTCCTGCACCAGTCCCAGCTCGACGCCGCCCGCGGGGACCACCGCACCGTGCTGCCGGCGGCGCTGCGCCACCCCGCGCACTGGTCGCTCACCGTGACGCCGGCCCGCCCCCGGACCGGACGCCGGCGGGGCTGA
- a CDS encoding RtcB family protein gives MELVEESTYRFRIDRHDPMRVPGVVFASGSLLPDAGADKSLEQVANVATLPGIVGASYAMPDVHWGYGFPIGGVAATDVETGGVVSPGGVGFDISCGVRLLTADLDRAELRPRLDALMDGLGDATPRGMGKGAVWHLPDGAELDGVLRGGSRYAVERGYGVQRDLDRCEDYGAVDDANPAQVSERAVERGARQVGSLGSGNHFLEVQAVEEVYDEAVATAFGLRAGQVCVMIHCGSRGLGHQICTDYVREMEKAMPGYGIHVPDRQLACAPVSSHEGRAYLGAMAAAANYARANRQLLAHAARQVFERVTGRGLDLVYDISHNLAKIETHQVDGAARRLCVHRKGATRALPPGHDDLPDDLREVGQPVLIPGSMGTGSYVLTGVPGAPAWASTCHGAGRVQSRKQATKAERGHDPRRELEAQDIAVRGASRRGLAEEMPAAYKDITAVVAAAEGAGLCRRVARLVPLGVVKG, from the coding sequence ATGGAGCTGGTCGAGGAGTCGACGTACCGGTTCCGGATCGATCGGCATGATCCGATGCGGGTACCGGGCGTGGTCTTCGCGTCCGGGTCGCTGCTGCCGGACGCCGGAGCCGACAAGTCGCTGGAGCAGGTGGCCAACGTGGCCACCCTGCCCGGCATCGTCGGCGCCTCGTACGCGATGCCGGACGTGCACTGGGGCTACGGCTTCCCGATCGGCGGCGTCGCCGCCACCGACGTCGAGACCGGCGGGGTGGTCTCCCCGGGTGGGGTCGGCTTCGACATCTCCTGCGGCGTGCGGCTGCTCACCGCCGACCTGGACCGCGCCGAGCTGCGGCCCCGACTGGACGCGCTGATGGACGGCCTTGGCGACGCGACGCCGCGCGGCATGGGCAAGGGCGCAGTGTGGCACCTGCCCGACGGCGCCGAACTCGACGGGGTGCTGCGCGGCGGCTCCCGGTACGCCGTCGAGCGCGGCTACGGCGTCCAACGGGACCTGGACCGTTGCGAGGACTACGGCGCGGTCGACGACGCGAACCCGGCCCAGGTCAGCGAGCGGGCGGTGGAGCGTGGCGCGCGCCAGGTCGGCAGCCTCGGCTCCGGCAACCACTTCCTCGAGGTGCAGGCCGTCGAGGAGGTCTACGACGAGGCGGTGGCCACCGCCTTCGGACTGCGTGCCGGTCAGGTCTGCGTCATGATCCACTGTGGGTCGCGCGGGCTGGGCCACCAGATCTGCACCGACTACGTACGGGAGATGGAGAAGGCGATGCCCGGGTACGGCATCCACGTGCCCGACCGGCAGCTCGCCTGCGCGCCCGTCTCCTCGCACGAGGGGCGGGCCTACCTCGGCGCGATGGCCGCCGCGGCCAACTACGCCCGGGCCAACCGGCAGCTGCTCGCCCACGCGGCCCGGCAGGTGTTCGAGCGGGTCACCGGCCGTGGCCTGGACCTGGTGTACGACATCTCGCACAACCTCGCCAAGATCGAGACGCACCAGGTGGACGGGGCGGCGCGCCGGCTCTGCGTGCACCGCAAGGGCGCCACCCGGGCGCTGCCGCCCGGCCACGATGACCTGCCGGACGACCTGCGCGAGGTCGGCCAGCCCGTGCTCATCCCCGGCTCGATGGGGACCGGCTCGTACGTGCTCACCGGCGTCCCCGGCGCGCCGGCGTGGGCCTCCACCTGCCACGGCGCGGGCCGGGTGCAGAGCCGCAAGCAGGCCACCAAGGCGGAGCGGGGTCACGACCCACGGCGCGAGCTGGAGGCGCAGGACATCGCGGTGCGCGGAGCGTCCCGGCGAGGGCTGGCCGAGGAGATGCCCGCCGCATACAAGGACATCACCGCCGTGGTGGCTGCGGCCGAGGGCGCGGGGCTGTGCCGGCGGGTGGCCCGGCTCGTCCCGCTCGGCGTGGTCAAGGGCTGA
- a CDS encoding archease yields MERRPPRGHRMVPHTADVRIEAWAPDREGCVAEAVTAMVDTFVDPSGATPEADVEFHVPPGDDPDLLVGVLDEVIFRMETEGELPLTTEARSADDGGLLVRWSMTGTDAVELVGAVPKAVSLHELRFGPDGGGWSCAVTLDV; encoded by the coding sequence ATGGAGCGACGACCGCCGCGAGGGCACCGCATGGTGCCGCACACCGCCGACGTGCGGATCGAGGCGTGGGCGCCGGACCGGGAGGGCTGTGTGGCAGAGGCGGTCACCGCAATGGTCGACACCTTCGTGGATCCCTCCGGCGCGACCCCCGAGGCCGACGTCGAGTTCCACGTACCGCCCGGCGACGACCCGGACCTGCTGGTGGGCGTACTCGATGAGGTGATCTTCCGGATGGAGACGGAGGGCGAGCTGCCGCTCACCACCGAGGCGCGGTCGGCCGACGACGGCGGCCTGCTGGTGCGGTGGAGCATGACCGGCACCGACGCGGTGGAGCTGGTGGGCGCGGTGCCCAAGGCGGTGTCCCTGCACGAGTTGCGCTTCGGCCCCGACGGGGGCGGCTGGTCCTGCGCGGTGACGCTGGACGTGTGA
- a CDS encoding RNA polymerase subunit sigma-70 — MTADLDTAPTDPDFAALTERHRRELHVHCYRMLASFDDAEDAVQDTYLRAWRGRDGFDGAQVRAWLYRIATNVCLDLLRRNGRQPRAARSYAEVPWLQPYPDRLLDRVAPGDEQPDAVAVTRETIELAFLAAMQVLPARQRAAFLVRDVLGWSAAETAELLETSVSAANSALQRARATLQAHLPARRADWAGNPVDERERELLARFIDAHERCDAAAALAAAAPDLRITMPPQPMCFDGVAAIAPLLERAFGPEREGDWRLLPTYANRLPAAASYLRRPGDPVFRAFKLDVLRVRDGRIAEITTFGHALFPAFDLPAVL; from the coding sequence GTGACGGCCGACCTCGACACCGCGCCGACCGATCCCGACTTCGCCGCGCTGACCGAACGCCACCGGCGCGAGCTGCACGTGCACTGCTACCGGATGCTCGCCTCCTTCGACGACGCCGAGGACGCCGTCCAGGATACGTACCTGCGGGCCTGGCGGGGACGGGACGGCTTCGACGGCGCGCAGGTCCGGGCCTGGCTCTACCGGATCGCCACCAACGTCTGCCTGGACCTGCTGCGCCGGAACGGCCGGCAGCCGCGCGCCGCGCGGTCGTACGCGGAGGTGCCGTGGTTGCAGCCGTACCCGGACCGGCTGCTGGACCGGGTCGCGCCGGGTGACGAGCAGCCGGACGCGGTGGCGGTGACCCGGGAGACGATCGAGCTGGCGTTCCTCGCCGCCATGCAGGTGCTGCCGGCCCGGCAGCGGGCCGCGTTCCTGGTCCGTGACGTGCTCGGCTGGTCGGCGGCGGAGACGGCGGAGCTGCTGGAGACCAGCGTGTCGGCGGCGAACAGCGCCCTGCAGCGGGCCCGGGCCACCCTGCAGGCCCACCTGCCGGCCCGCCGGGCCGACTGGGCGGGCAACCCGGTCGACGAGCGGGAACGGGAGCTGCTGGCCCGGTTCATCGACGCCCACGAACGCTGCGACGCGGCCGCCGCGCTCGCCGCCGCGGCGCCGGACCTCCGGATCACCATGCCGCCGCAGCCGATGTGCTTCGACGGCGTCGCGGCCATCGCGCCGCTGCTGGAGCGGGCCTTCGGGCCGGAGCGGGAGGGCGACTGGCGGCTGCTGCCGACGTACGCCAACCGGCTGCCGGCCGCCGCGAGCTACCTGCGGCGGCCCGGCGACCCGGTGTTCCGCGCGTTCAAGCTGGACGTGCTGCGGGTGCGGGACGGGCGGATCGCCGAGATCACCACCTTCGGCCACGCGCTGTTCCCCGCGTTCGACCTGCCGGCGGTGCTCTGA